The genomic interval CTCGTGACCTGCCTCGGCGCGGCGTCGTTCCTGCTGTACGGGCTGTGGGACCTGTGGTGGCATTCGCTCTACGGCTTCGACGCGGTGATCGACTCGCCACCGCACATCGGGCTCTTCCTGTCCAGCACCGTGACCTCGGTGGGCACGGTGATCGTGTTCGCGGCCGCCCGTGCGCACCGGTGGGGACGGCTCGGCACGCTCGCGAGCCTCGGGCACCTGGTGGTGTCCAGTGTGATCACCGCGCTGGCCGTGCAGCAGCTGTCCACCGGAACCGTGCGGTGGACCACGGCCGTCACCGCCTTCATCGTCGTGCTCCTGCTGACGACCGGCGCTGGATTCGACCGCTGGGGCGCGACCGTGGCAGCCGCCGCCGCGGCGCTGCTGCAGGGCCTGTTCTGGTGGTTCGCGCCGTGGGCGGCGCAGACCTACGCCGACTTCGTGGATCTGCCCATGCGCGAGAATATTCGGATCATTCCCTCCACGCCGTCGCTGGTTCCGCTGTGCCTGCTGCCGGTGGGCGTCGGCATCGATCTGCTGCTGCGCGACGCCGGACGAGCCGGGTCGGTGCTTCCCGGCCTGGCCGGCGGGCTCGGCGGGCTGGTCATCGCGGTCTGCGCGCCCTGGCAGACCGTCCTCATCCGCGACGCCCGGCTGCCCGCCGTGACCGTCATCGTCGCCACCGCGATCGCCGGTGGCGTGCTCGGTGCCCTCGGCGGCTTCCTCGGCCGGCGATTCGGCGTCATGCTGCGGCTCGCCGCCGCGGAAGGAGACCGCGCGTGATCACCCGACTGCGCTCGGCCGCGGCCGTCCTGCTGCTCGCCGTGGGCCTGGCCACCGTTCCCGCCGGTAGCGCGGGCGCGTACGAACCGGTCGACATCGTGCACACCGAACACGTGCAGGCCGGGCCGTACGGGATCACGGTCGGGTTCAGCACCTGGCCGCTGCGCGCGATGCAATCGCTGGACTTCACCTTCATCCCCGACGGCGGCATCGAGAACAAATCCGGCACGCTCAGCGTCGTCAGGCCGGACGGCCGCGCCTTCCGCCCCGACCCGCTGTCCCGGCATCCCCGCAAGCGCGATGTCTGGGGGCTGGACGTCCAATCCCTCGACCGCGAGGGCGATTGGACCTTCCGCTTCGAGATCGACGGCCCGCAGGGGCACGGCGCCGGGGAACTGCGTGACCTGGCCGTCCTGCGCCAGCCGGGCCCACCCCTCGGACTGAGCTGGGCGCTGAGTACGCTCCCCCTGCTCGGACTGGTGATCTTCCTGGCCTACGTCTGGCGCCGCACCCGCCGCCACGACCGCGAACCGGCGTCGGTCGCCTAGGGACGAGTACGCTGGCTGCGGAGTTCTCGTCCTGATCCGGTATGCCTCGACCACACGCACGTTGAGGAGAAGACGATGACCATCGAGATCCGGAAGGTGACCGTACTCGGCACCGGTGTGCTCGGCTCCCAGATCGCGTTCCAGACGGCCTTCAGCGGGTTCGTCGTCACCGCCTACGACATCGGCGACGACGCCCTGGCCGCCGCGCGCGAGCGGTTCGCCAAGCTGGTGGCGACCTACGGGCAGGAGGTACCCGGGGCCGCCGGCGGCAAGGCCGAGCGCACCGCGGCGGCCATCACCCTGACCGCCGACCTCCCGGCGGCGGTCCGGGAGGCCGACCTGGTGATCGAGGCGGTGCCCGAGGTGCTGTCCATCAAGCAGGACACGTACCGCAAGATCGGCGAATCCGCCCCGGAACGAACGATTTTCGCCACCAATTCCTCCACCCTGCTACCCAGCGACATGAAGGATTTCACCGGCCGCCCGGACCGGTTCCTGGCGCTGCATTTCGCGAATCAGGTATGGAAATTCAATACCGCGGAGGTCATGGGCACCGCCGATACCGATCCGGCCGTATACCGGGCGGTGGTCGAATTCGCCGATGCGATCGGGATGGTGCCGATCGAATTGCACCGGGAGAAGGCGGGTTACGTACTCAACTCGTTGCTGGTGCCGTTCCTCAACTCCGGAATCGCCCTCGCCGCAGGCGGTTACGCCGAACCGGAAGCCGTCGACAAGACCTGGCGGATCGCGACGGGCGCGCCGATGGGCCCGTTCCAGATTCTCGACGTCGTCGGGCTCACCACTCCCTACAACATCCTCGTCAACGGCGACGAGGGCGCGCAGCGGCTGGCCTCGTGGCTGAAATCGGAGTACATCGACAAGGGCAAGCTGGGCGTGGCCACCGGCGAGGGCTTCTACAAGTACCCCGGTTAGCGGCCCGCGGCGATAGGCGAAACTGGTGGGATGCCGACCGACGACCGCCCCGGGCCACCCGCGACCAGCGCCTCCATCCTCATACTGACGCTGGCCAAACGGGTCGAGAGCGAACTCGGCGCCGCGCTCGCGCCGCTGGATCTCACCATCGCCCGGCTCGGACTGCTCGGCCACATCGCCGGGGTGCCCGGCGCCTCGTTCAGCGATCTCGCGCGCATGTCGGGCATCAGCGTGCAGAGCGTGCACACCGCGGTGAAGGGCCTGGCCGGCGCGGGCCTGGTGCGTGACCGCACGGCCCGCGCCGGATCGGCGTCGACGATCGAGCTCACCGCCGCGGGCGCCCGGCTGCTGCGGGCCGCCGAGCAGGTCGTCACGGAGGTGGACGAGCGGTTGTTCGGCGCGCAGGCGGAGCCGAGGCAGCGCCGGACCGGGCAGGCCATGGTCGCCGCCTTCTTCGGAACGGCTCCCGGCACAACCTGATCCACCGGTCAGGCGGTGCGCTCGCGGACCAGCGCCCGCTCGGCGAAACGCTCGGCGAGGAACTGGAAAGCCTTGGGGGCGAAGGAGAACGCGCCGCCGATATGCTCCCGCGCCATGGTCACGAAGGTGGCGTCGACGCCGAGGCCGCGCCAGTCCCGGTACAGCGCGGTCATCTGCTCGAACGGGATGACCTGTTCCTTGGTGCCGCCGGCGAGCAGCACGGGGGCCGCGGGCGGCATCGCGCCCAGCCGGTTCTCCCGCAGCCGCGCCAGCACCTCGGGCACCTCCAGCGGGTGGCGGCGCACGTAGCGGGCCGAGCGGGTCGGCAGCACCATGCTGCCCGCGATACCCAGCGCCGCGCCCGGCAGCACGTGCGTGCGGCGCAGGGCCGCGGCCAGCGCCCGCCCGGCCGGGTTCAGCAGGGACAGCACGTTCAGTTCCGGGTAGGCGGCGTCGATGCCGAGCAGGGCGTAGAACAGCAAGAAGGCGTAGCGGCCGCCGTCGTGGTGCTCGAACATCCCCTCCAGATCGGCCGGCGCGGAACCGACCGCGCCGCCGTCCAGCGTCAGCTCCGGTGCGTAGCCGGGCTGCAGCTGCAGCGCCCAGCCCGCGGCGCAGCCGCCCTCGGAATAGCCGTAGATCCCCAGCGGCCCATCGGGTTCCAGGCCCGCCTCGGCCACTTGCCGTGCGGCGCGGATGCTGTCGAGCACGGCGGGACCCAGCGCGCGGCCCATCACGTAGGGATGCGAACCCGGATTACCCAGCCCGGGATAGTCCGAGATCACCACCGCCCAGCCCCGGCGCAACGCCTGGGCCAGGAACAACGACTCGTACTCCAGCCCGCGCCGCAGCTGCCACGACGCCGCGGAGATGTCGGCGAGGCCCTGGGTGCCCACGGCGTAGCCGATCAGCGGGCGCGGGCCGTCGCGGTAGGGCGCGGACGGCACCAGCACGGTGCCGGTGACCTCGGTCGGCTCGCCCTGCGCGGTGGTGGTGAGATAGCGGATCCACCAGGCTCGGGCCGGAAGACGAAGTCCCGGAACAAGATACGCGCGGACCGGCCGGGCCTGCAGCAGCAGGCCGGGCCGGCCCTCGCCGACCGTCGCGATCGGCCCCGTAACGGCATGTGCGGTCACCATTGACCCGCCTTTCGACTGTTCACGATCATGATGGCACAGTGCCAACAAGAAGACGAGACACCGATCGGCATACCGTCTCGCACGATCGGATCACGGGCCCGCATCCGGCCGCGAGAATGCGCTGTAATCAACGACATTCACATCGATGAATTCCCCTTGCCTATACCCAATTATCGCGCCGCGAAACCCCGGCACGACATGTTTCCGCCGAATACGGCCGCGTACGAATCGGAGCGGCCACCGCTGCGCCGCCGGAGCGAACGCTGTACGGTTGCTCGAGCCGGTAATGGGCGTTGCCGCGAGCTCGCGCCCATACTTTGTGAAAGGACTCGGACCGATGTCGACAGACACCGATAAACCGATTCTCGAGCGACGTCCCGAACGCGGCTTGGATCGAGTGGTTTTCGGCATTACCGCGATCGGCTCATTGGCCTTCGTCGCCTGGGGCATCCTCGATCAGGCGAGCCTCGGCTCCGCCGCCTCGGACGCGCAGTCGTGGGTCATCACCAATACCGGTTGGCTGTTCGTCCTGATCGCGTCGGCCTTCGTCGTGTACGTCGTCTGGCTCGCCGCCAGCCGCTACGGGAAGATCCCGCTGGGCGAGGACGACGAGCAGCCGGAATTCAAGACCGTGTCCTGGATCGCGATGATGTTCAGCGCGGGTATGGGCATCGGCCTGATGTTCTGGGGTGTCGCCGAACCGCTGACCCACTTCGTGAAGCCGCCGCCGGGCACGGCCCAGGCCGAGTCCGACGCCGCGGCCGAGGTGGCGATGGCGCAGACGCTGTTCCACTGGACGCTGCACCCGTGGGCCATCTACGCCGTCGCGGGCCTGGCCATCGCCTACGGCACCTTCCGCAAGGGCCGCTCGCAGCTGATCTCCGCGGTGTTCCGCCCGATTCTCGGCCGGCATTCCAAGGGCCCGGCCGGCCGGGTCATCGACATGATGGCGATCTTCGCGACGCTGTTCGGCTCGGCCGCCTCGCTGGGTCTGGGCGCCTTGCAGATCGGCGCGGGCATGGAGTTCAACGGCTGGGTCGATTCCATCGGCAAGGTCGGACTGGTGCTCGTCATCACCGTCCTGACCATCGCGTTCATCGCGTCGGCGGTGTCGGGCATCGACCGCGGCATCCAGTGGCTGTCGAATATCAACATGGTGCTGGCGCTGATCATCGCGCTGTTCGTGTTCGTGCTCGGCCCCACGCTGTTCATGCTCAACCTGCTGCCGACCACGTTCGGCGACTACATCGCCCGGCTGCCGGAGATGGCCTCGCGCACCGCGGCCAGCGGCGGCGACACCGAGAAGGCGTGGCTGTCGACCTGGACCATCTTCTACTGGGCGTGGTGGATCTCGTGGACGCCGTTCGTCGGCATGTTCATCGCCCGCATCAGCCGCGGGCGCACCATCCGGCAGTTCGTGACCGGCGTGCTGCTGGTGCCCAGCCTGGTGAGCCTGGTGTGGTTCGTCATCTTCGGCGGCGCGGCCATCTCCCAGCAGCGCGAGACGCACGACCTGACCGAGGCGAACGGGTCGGTGGACTCGAACTTCGCGCTGTTCCACCTGCTGGAGCACTATCCGATCGCCTCGGCGACCGCGGCGCTGGTGATGGTGCTGGTCGCGATCTTCTTCGTGTCCGGCGCCGACGCCGCCTCGATCGTGATGGGCACGCTGTCGGAACGCGGCAGCCTGGAACCGTCGCGGGTGACGGTGACGTTCTGGGGCGCCGCGACCGGCGCGGTCGCAGCGATCATGCTGGTCATCGCCGACGCCTCGAAGTTGGACGGCGCACTGAACGGGCTGCAGGCGTTGACGACGGTGGTCTCGCTGCCGTTCGCCGTCGTGATGGGCCTGATGTGCGTGGCGCTGTACAAGGATGTGCGCTCGGACCCCATCATCCTGCGCGAACAGCACGGCGCCCTGCTGATCGAGAACGCCGTGCTCGCCGGCACCGAACAGCACGAGGCCGAATTCGGCCTGGTCACCG from Nocardia wallacei carries:
- a CDS encoding 3-hydroxyacyl-CoA dehydrogenase produces the protein MTIEIRKVTVLGTGVLGSQIAFQTAFSGFVVTAYDIGDDALAAARERFAKLVATYGQEVPGAAGGKAERTAAAITLTADLPAAVREADLVIEAVPEVLSIKQDTYRKIGESAPERTIFATNSSTLLPSDMKDFTGRPDRFLALHFANQVWKFNTAEVMGTADTDPAVYRAVVEFADAIGMVPIELHREKAGYVLNSLLVPFLNSGIALAAGGYAEPEAVDKTWRIATGAPMGPFQILDVVGLTTPYNILVNGDEGAQRLASWLKSEYIDKGKLGVATGEGFYKYPG
- a CDS encoding MarR family winged helix-turn-helix transcriptional regulator, with the protein product MPTDDRPGPPATSASILILTLAKRVESELGAALAPLDLTIARLGLLGHIAGVPGASFSDLARMSGISVQSVHTAVKGLAGAGLVRDRTARAGSASTIELTAAGARLLRAAEQVVTEVDERLFGAQAEPRQRRTGQAMVAAFFGTAPGTT
- a CDS encoding lipase family protein → MVTAHAVTGPIATVGEGRPGLLLQARPVRAYLVPGLRLPARAWWIRYLTTTAQGEPTEVTGTVLVPSAPYRDGPRPLIGYAVGTQGLADISAASWQLRRGLEYESLFLAQALRRGWAVVISDYPGLGNPGSHPYVMGRALGPAVLDSIRAARQVAEAGLEPDGPLGIYGYSEGGCAAGWALQLQPGYAPELTLDGGAVGSAPADLEGMFEHHDGGRYAFLLFYALLGIDAAYPELNVLSLLNPAGRALAAALRRTHVLPGAALGIAGSMVLPTRSARYVRRHPLEVPEVLARLRENRLGAMPPAAPVLLAGGTKEQVIPFEQMTALYRDWRGLGVDATFVTMAREHIGGAFSFAPKAFQFLAERFAERALVRERTA
- a CDS encoding BCCT family transporter, which produces MSTDTDKPILERRPERGLDRVVFGITAIGSLAFVAWGILDQASLGSAASDAQSWVITNTGWLFVLIASAFVVYVVWLAASRYGKIPLGEDDEQPEFKTVSWIAMMFSAGMGIGLMFWGVAEPLTHFVKPPPGTAQAESDAAAEVAMAQTLFHWTLHPWAIYAVAGLAIAYGTFRKGRSQLISAVFRPILGRHSKGPAGRVIDMMAIFATLFGSAASLGLGALQIGAGMEFNGWVDSIGKVGLVLVITVLTIAFIASAVSGIDRGIQWLSNINMVLALIIALFVFVLGPTLFMLNLLPTTFGDYIARLPEMASRTAASGGDTEKAWLSTWTIFYWAWWISWTPFVGMFIARISRGRTIRQFVTGVLLVPSLVSLVWFVIFGGAAISQQRETHDLTEANGSVDSNFALFHLLEHYPIASATAALVMVLVAIFFVSGADAASIVMGTLSERGSLEPSRVTVTFWGAATGAVAAIMLVIADASKLDGALNGLQALTTVVSLPFAVVMGLMCVALYKDVRSDPIILREQHGALLIENAVLAGTEQHEAEFGLVTEPVVVTPVADEPPETGESA